The Candidatus Microthrix subdominans DNA window CAGTCGATCACCGCGTCCACCACCAGCTCGGAGGCCAGGCGCAACAGGTCGACGTCGGCCTCGTACTCGGCTCGACGCTCGGCGATGAAGGCCTCCTGCTCGGCCGGATCGGTGATCTCGGCGATCTTGTTGGCGAACACCGCGTTGACCGCCGCCTCGGGCCCCATGACCGCGATCTTGGCGGTGGGCAGAGCCAGCGTGGCGACCGGGTCGAACGCCGGGCCCGCCATGGCGTACAGACCGGCCCCGTAGGCCTTGCGGAGGATGATCGAGATCTTGGCGACGGTCGCTTCGGACACGGCCGTGATCATCTTGGCGCCGTGGCGGATGATGCCCTGGCGCTCCACCTCGGTGCCGATCATGAACCCGGGTACGTCGGCCAGGAACACCAGTGGGATGCTGAACGCATCGCACAGCCAGATGAACCGCGCCGCCTTGTCGGCGGAGTCGACGAACAGGACGCCGCCAACGATGGCGGGGTTGTTGGCGACGATGCCCACCGGCCGCCCCTCGATCAGCCCGAAGCCGGTGACGAGCTCCGGGGCGAAGAGCGGCTTGATCTCGAAGAACGACTCGGCGTCGATCAGCCCGTCGATCACCTCGTGCACGTCGTAGCCGGCGGTGTCCTCGGCGGGGACGATCGTGTCGTCGAGCCGGCGCACCGGTGGCACCGGCTCGTACACCGGCGGTGGCAGCTTCCAGTTACCCGGCAGGTAGGTGAGATAGGCCCGAACGGCGGCGATCGCCTCCTCGTCGTCGGCGGCCAGGTTGTCGCCGGAGCCGGACACGGTGGCGTGCATGCGGGCCCCGCCGGTCTCCTCCAGCGTCGCCTCCTCGCCGATCACCATCTGAGCCATGCGGGGAGAGCCCAAGTACATCGAGGCATTGCCCTCGACCATGATCACCAGGTCGCAGAAGGCGGGGATGTAGGCGCCGCCGGCGGCCGACGGGCCGAACAGGGCACATACCTGGGGCACCCGTCCAGACAGCTTGACCTGGTTGTGGAAGATGCGCCCGGCGCCGCGCCGCCCGGGGAACAGCTGCACCTGATCGGTGATGCGCGCGCCGGCGGAGTCGACCAGCCAGACGATCGGCAGCTCCTGGCTGAGTGCGGCCTCGGTGGCCCGGACGATCTTTTCGACCGTGCGGGCGCCCCACGAGCCTGCCTTGACCGTCGGGTCGTTGGCGACGACGACCACCGGGCGACCGTCGACGTCGCCGATGCCGGTGACCACGCCGTCGGCGGGTAGGTCGGTGGCCGAGGCGTTGGCGAGCAGCGCGTCCTCGACGAAGGTGCCCGGATCGCACAGCAGGTCGATGCGGTCGCGAACGAAGAGCTTGCCTTGGGCATCCAGCTTGGCCCGGCCCCGCTCGAGGTTGCCCGCCCGGGCGCGAGCGCCGGCCGCCGCCAGCCGTTCGGCGTCGGTTGTGGATTCGGCGTCAGCGCTCACTTGCGACGAACCGCCAGCACGGTGAGATCGTCGTTGAGCTGGCCGGAGGCGTGGTCGACGGCGGAATCGAGCAGGCTCTTGGCCAACACTTCGGCGGCGCTGGTGGCCTCCCGACGCAGGTGTTGGCCGATGCGCTCGGTGCCGAATTGGGCGTTGGACGAGTTGCGGGCCTCGACGAGCCCATCGGTGTACAACAACAAGAGATCCTCGGTTCCAAACGCCACCTCGCGGCTGGCGTAGTGGGCGTTGCGGTCCAACATCAACAGCGGTCCGGTCGAGCGCAGAATGACCAGTTCACGTTCGACGAGGGCCAGGTTGGTGCAGTGGCCCGCCGACGCATAGCGCAGCGTGCCCTGTTCGGTATCGACGATCGCCACCAACACCGATAACAGGTCCTCGGGACCGGAGCTGGCCCCCAGGTGCTCGTTGAGTTCGTCGAGCACCTGCGCCGGGTCGCGGAACCGTCGGAGGTAGGACCGCAACACGTACTTGGACTGGAAGGCCGAGATCGACGCATCCACCCCGTGGCCGGTGGCGTCGCCGATGACCAGCGCACAGCGCCCGTGACCGAGCGGAACGACGTCGAGAAAGTCACCGGTCACCAGCCCGGCGCCGGCGTGGGAGGCACGACCGAACTCGAGGTCGTCCACCTCCTCCATAAAGGCCGGCACCAGCCTGTCGGTCCACTTGGCGGTCACCTCGGACTCCTGGGCGATGACTTCCTGGGCCCGCTGGTCGAGACGCAGCCGGGTGAGAAACAGGCGGCCGTCCTCGGAGCCCCGACGTGCCTGAATCACCGTGATCCAGGCGGGCGGTATCAGCGCAACCATGGCCACCCAGGTCCCGGTCATGTCCGTTGCCGAGGCGGTCAACCCACGGACGACGGCGACGACGAACACGACCAGCCACAACAGAACGGCATGCAGGTGCTGGCGGATCGACGCTCGCGCCATGGCGGCGGCATCGCTGCTGGGCTCGTCGGCCAGGATCCGCTGGCTACCCCGCCAGCGGGCCCACGTTGCGCTGGCCCACACCCCCGTTCCGAGAGCGGCCACGATTGCCCCGATCAGTTGCAGTACGTGCACGCTCACGACGGATCACACTACCTGCCGGGGGTCCCGGCGAGGTGCCCTGATCAATCGCGGCGCTTCACGCGCAGCTTGATCGGCGAGGCCTCCAGGCCGAAGCGTTCCCGCAGGCTGCGTTCCAGGTAGCGGACGTAGCTGGTGGGCAGGTCCCGGTTGGCGAACAGCGTGAAGGTGGGCGGCTGGGTGGCGCCCTGGGTGGCGTAGAGCACCCGGGCCCCGTGCGGGGCGGGCTGGGCCTGCTGGGCGGCGCGGATCGCCTCGTTGACCAGCCGGGTGGGGATGCGGGTCTGGTAGGCGTCGATCGCCGATTCGAGCGCGGGCAGGATGCGCTGGACGCCCTTGCCGGTGAGCGCCGAGATGCGCAGCACGGGCGATTCGCCGATGAAGTGAAGCTTCTGGCCGACCTGCCAGGTGACGTCGTGGCGGGCCTCGGTGCTGAGCAGCTCCCACTTGTTGAGGATCACCGCGATCGGACAGCCGGCTGCGTCGATGCGCTCGGCCAGCCGCTGGTCCTGGTGGGTGACGCCCTCGGTTGCGTCGATGACCAGCAGCGCGATGTTGGCGGTGTCGACCGAGCGGAGGGCACGCACCATCGAGAAGTATTCCGTGCCGGTATCCACCCGGGCCCGCCGCCGCATCCCGGCGGTGTCGATGAAGCGCAGGGCACCCAGATCGGTGTCGACGACGGTGTCGACCGAGTCCCTGGTCGTGCCGGGCATATCGTGCACCACCGCGCGCTCCGAGCCGATCAGCCGGTTGAACAGGGTGGACTTGCCGACGTTGGGGCGACCGACCAGCGCGACGGACACCTCTTTTCCGGTCGTGTGGTCGAGAAGTGGTTCGTCGGGGTCGTCCTCGGGGATGGCCTGGGAGTCGACGAAGGGTTCCCACGGTGCGCGTTCCTCGACCGGTCCCGGCTCGATACCGACGCCCTCGGGGAGCAGGTCGACGATTGCGTCCAGCAGGTCGCCGGTGCCGCGACCGTGGAGAGCGGAGATGGGGAAGGGATCGCCCAGCCCGAGCCCGAGGAAGTCCCAGATCAGCGGCTCGCGGCCGGTGTCGTCGACCTTGTTGGCCACGACGAGCACCGGGGTGGACCGCCGACGGATCAGCCCGGCCACCTGGTCGTCGTCGTCGGTGGAGCCCACGGTGGCGTCGACGATCAACAGGATCACGTCGGCCTCGTCGAGCGCCGCCTCGCTCTGGGCCGACACCTTGGCATCGAGGTCGTCGCCGCGCTGGGACCACCCGCCGGTGTCGATCAGCACGAAGCGCCGTCCGGCCCAGGAGGCCTCGGTCTCGTGACGGTCGCGGGTGACGCCGGGGCGCTCCTCGACGATCGCCTCGCGTCGGCCGATGATGCGGTTGAGCAGCGTCGACTTGCCCACGTTGGGACGGCCGACGATCGCCACACGAGCGAGCGAGGCGTCTGGCGGTGCCCCGTCCCCTGCGGTGGTGTTGGGGGTTGCAGATGTGCTCACTTGCGGCTTCCGATCAGTTCACGTTCGTTCATGCTGCGATTGTCTGTGCTGGCTCGATCGTCCAGGCCCAGCGCCTGGCGCAGCGCCACCCCGTCGGTGGCCACCACCTCGACCCGCCTGGGCAGGTCGTCCGGGGTCAACCCGTCGAGAAACCGACCCTGGGACAAACAGACGTCGGGCAGCAGGTAGCGATCGCCCTCCGGCTCGGCCTCGAGCGTGCGGATGAGGTCCTCCCCCACCATCAGCCCGGTCACCCCGACGTTCCCGCCGAAGAAGCGGTTTTCGACGACGAGGAGGCGGACGTCGTCGAGGGCCAGCGGCCCGAGGAGCGGCTCGAGCACCTGGGCGCCCAGCGCTCCGGTCAGCACGCCGATCGGGCGGGGCCCGGTTGGCGGGGTCGACCGGGTGGCCCCCAACGTCACCGGGGTTCCCGCGCTCGGAAGCGTCGCCGGTGCCGGCTCGGTGGTGGACTTCGACGAGTCCTGATCAGGGGCGGCTGCGCCAAACGAGGCCGACCCGCAGCCGAGGCCGCCGTCGGCGGCACCTGCGGCGGCTCCGCCCTCCCAGCGGGGGGCCCGGTAGCCGGTCGCCGGAGCACCGTCGACCCATGAGAAGAAGCCTGGCTGCACACCGATCGCCTCGTCGCTGCTGCCGAACAGCTCGGCCTCGAAGGCCCGGGCCATGCCGATGCCGTCCTCGTGCATGCCGAAGCCCTCGTAGGCCTCTGGGTCCGGAAATGGCAGCTCGGCGAGCAGGTAGTACTCGTCGGCCACATGGATCATGCGCCGTCCAAGGACCTCGACGGCCAGCTCGGCCCAGCGCTCGGCGGTCGACACGACGGCGCGGGCCTCGGCGGTTGTGTGGGGCCGCATGCGGGGCTCCTTGTTGTATCGGGAGACGCCCAGCGGCACGAGCGCCACATCGGCCAGCTGGGGGTACTCCTCGAGCACGCCGGCGAGGGTGTCCTCCAGGACATCGCCGTCGTTCACCCCCGGGCACACCACGATCTGGCCGTGCACCTCCACCCCGGCGTCGAGCAGGGCCCGCAGCCACCTCAGGCTGGTGGCACCGCGCGGGTTGCGCAGCATCTCGGTGCGGGCGTGGGGATCTGTGGCGTGGATCGAGACGTAGAGCGGGCTGAGCCCCTCGGTGATCACCCGTTCCAGGTCGGCCTCGGTGAAGCGGGTGAGCGTGGTGAAGTTGCCGTACAGAAACGACAGGCGGTAGTCGTCGTCGCGCAGCGACAGGCTGCGGCGCATACCCGGCGGCAGCTGGTGGATGAAACAAAATTCGCAGTGGTTGTCGCAGGTGCGCACCCGGTCGAACACGGCGGCGTCGACCTCGATGCCCAGCGGTGCTCCCGCCTCCTTGTGCAGCTCCACCTCGGTCTCCAGCCCACCCCTGGCCACCTCGAGGTGTACCTCGGGCTCGTCGGTGAGCACCCGCCACTGGATCACGTCGCGGATCGCCTGGCCGTTGACGCTCACCAACTCGTCGCCAACGACCAGCCCGGCCAGATCGGCGGGGCTGTCGGGCGTAACGGCGACGACGATCGGGGCTGACACAAATCGACAGGGTACTGGCCGGTAGCCTGATCGGCGTTGGCGACCCGGAACACAGGAGCGTGAGCGACTTGGACAGCACTGCGGAATCGAATCTCGACCGGGGGACGGGTGACGGCGTCGAGCTGGTGCTGTTGGCGTCGCCCCGAGGCTTCTGTGCCGGGGTCGAGATGGCGATCAAGGCACTGGCGTGGCTGGTTCGAACCTACGAGCCTCCGGTGTACTGCTACCACGAGATCGTCCACAACGCCCGGGTGGTGCAGCGCTTCGAGGAGCAGGGTGTGGTCTTCGTCGACGACGTGTCCGAAGTGCCCGAGGGCGCGCCGGTCATGCTGTCGGCCCATGGTTCGGCGCCCGAGGTGGTGCGAGCTGCCGGAGCCGGCGGCGGCCTGGTCGTCGACGCCGTGTGCCCGCTGGTCACCAAGGTGCACCACGAGGTCAAGGTTCGATCGGGTAAGGGCTTCCAGATCGTCTACGTCGGTCACGAGGGCCACGAGGAGGCGGTCGGCACCATGGCGGTGGCACCCGACTCGATCCACAGGGTCGAGTCGATCGACGAGGTGGCGGAGCTGCCTCCATTTGAGACGCCGGTGGCCCTGCTGGCCCAGACCACCTTGAGCCACCGGGACTGGTCCGACGTGGCCGAGGCCACCCGGGACCGGTTCCCCGAGCTGTGGATGCCCGGCCGCTCGGACCTGTGCTTCGCCACGACCAACCGCCAGTCGGCGCTGATGGAGCTGGCCCCGCGCTGCGACGCGGTCGTCGTCGTCGGCTCGGCCAACTCGTCCAACACCCTGGCGCTCGAGAAGCTGGCCCGAGAGGCGGGCTGCGAACGGGTGTATCGGGTCAACGCCGCCGAGGAACTCCCGGCGGACCTCGCCGGGGTGGTGGGCGTGACCGCCGGCGCATCCGCACCCGAGGACCTGGTGTCCGAGGTGATCGAGCGCCTCTCCCCCTCGTCCGGGGTCGAGGAGATTCGCATCACCGAGGAGGACGAGTACTTCCCGCCACCGCGCGCGCTGCGGGAGATGCGCAGCGCGATCGAGTTGATCGCCGGGTTGGGGTTCGGCCGGATTCCCGGCGACCACGTGGACGCCGACCGGCGCCTGCCGGCCTCGGCGGTGCTCGAGGCGCTGACCTGAGGCCGAGGCCACGCAGCTGCGACCAATCAGGCTGAGACGTTGGTCACCTGCATGGTCACCACCCGGACCGATCTGCCATACTGACTCTCGGCCCGCCGGGATGCCCACCCATCCCGGGGGCCACCTGTCTTTTCGGGTGGATCACGCCTTCGGGACATCGCGCACCGAGGTGTTCGCCCCGGCCACGCCGTCCCATGCATCCTGGAGCCCCCGTGCGCCCTGCCGTCGACGTTCTGCGCCTGTTCCTCCATGTCGGTTCGGCCACCGTGTGGCTGGGGGGCATGGTCGTGATCGCCGGGCTCGTCCCGACGCTGCGCTCGATCGACGCGGCGGCTCCGGCCAAGGTGATGTCTGCCTTCGCCAAGATCTCCTGGCCCGCCTACGGCCTACTGGTCGCCACCGGGATCTGGAACATCCTGGCGTTGCCTTCGATGAGCGCGCTCGGCATCAACTATCAAATCGCCCTCAGCCTCAAGATCCTGCTGGCGGTGGCGTCCGGGTTGGGTGCCTTCGTGGCCCAGTCCCCCCACGCTCCGGCGGCACTCGTGCCCGCGTCCCGGGCGCTGGCCACCCTCAGCGCCACCGGGGCGCTGCTGATCGGCGTCGGCCTCATCAGCTGAGGTCTGCTCCGGAGGGCCGCAGCCGAAGCCAGCCCGGACCGTGCTCGCCGAGAACTGGAGCGACCGCGCTCCCCGGCTAAGTTTGTTGCTCCCCCAACGCAGAAGGACTCGCACCCATGGCGCCCCGCAAGAAGCTCACACCGTTGCAGGAAACCGAGGCCCGCCGCGCAGCGGCCGCCGAGGCCAAGGCAAACAAGGTGCAGCGGACATTCTCCGACGAGGAGAAGGCCAAGCGCAAGGAGCGCGTCGAGAAGGCCAAGGATGCGCTGAGCCGCTCGGCCTCCCTCAAAGGCGACCACGTGCCGCCCGCACGCAAGTCGCTGAAAATGTTCCTCCAGAACCTCAACGGGCCCAACCAGCCCGACGACGGCCGCTTCGAGATGATGATCGAGGCGCCGTTCAAGGCCCCGCCCAAGAAAAAGACGAACGACCGGCGCTTCTAAAAGCCAAAAATAGCGCCTCTCGCAAAGTCGATGCATGAACCTGCCGCAGCGTGGGTACAGACAGGTCGACGACGACGCAAACCAACGCGTCGCTAACCGAGAGGAACCCGCATGTCAGGGAGCACCGACGAGACCAAGGGCAAGATCAAGGAAGCGGCCGGTGACCTCACCGGCAACGACGACCTGAAGCACGAAGGCAAGGCCGACAAGGCCGGCGGCAAGATCAAGGACGCCGTCGACACGGTGAAGGACAAGCTCACCGGCAACGACTAGATCGGCCTCGCACCTGTGCGAGAACGCCAACGGGCCACCTGCTAGGGCGGGTGGCCCGTTCGCGTTGTCGGCCATTGGAGGAAAGCGACGACGTGGGGTTGTTGCCGATCTCATGCCAGGGAAGCGTTTACATCTCCCCCGACGGCGGTATCTAGTCGCCATGACTTCTCCCCTGCCAAGTGCGGTCGGCACCCTGTCCGACGGCGTGTGCTCGTTGCTTGCGAACAGCGTGGGCGGCGGCCCGGCTCCCACGCTGGACGAGCTGTGGGAAATGAATCCCGGCCCGTTCGATCACGACGCCCACCTCGCCCTGTACGTTCTCAACGAGCTCCACTACACCGGTTGGGCGGGCGTGGACGATGCGTGGGAATGGGACTCGACGGTGGTTCGGTGGCGGACGGCGCTGGCGGAGTGGTTCGAGCATTCGTTGTGGGCGGCCCTGGGCTCCGAACTCGCCGACCCGGCTGCGGAGGTCAGGCGCCTGCTCACCCTCGATGGTCCGTCAACCTCCCTGTATCTCGCTGAGGAGGGCACGCTCGACCAGCTCGTCGAGTCGATGATCCTGCGCACGCCCTACCACGGTAAGGAGGCGGATCCGCACACGTTCGTCATCCCCCGGCTGAGCGGATCGGTCAAACGGGCGTTGTGCGACATCCAGGCCGGCGAGTACGGCGTGGGCCATGCCCGCTCCCACGCAGAGTTGTTTGCCGACGCCCTCGTCGATTTGGGCATCGACCCCACGCCGAACGCCCACATCGATCTGTGCACCGGCCCCTCGCTCGCCACCTCCAACCTCGTCTCCCTCGGGGCACTGCGTCGGCGGCTGCGGGGCGTGGTGCTGGGGCAGCTGTCCCTGTTCGAGATGGACTCGGTCGTGCCGAACGGGCGAATGGTCGAGTGCGTCGACCGCCTGGGATGCTCCGACCGGGTTCGTTGGTTCTTTCAGGTTCACGTGATGGCCGACGCCGAGCACGAGGTGCAGGCCGAGCGTGCGTTTCTGATCGACTACCCCCAACAAGAGCCCGTCCAGGTCGACAACCTGCTGCTCGGGATGCGGGCGCAGTCGCTGATCGACAGCCATCTCGCCGCCGACCTGACGGCGAGATGGTCTGCATCGAGCCGACCGGCGGTGTCGG harbors:
- a CDS encoding DUF512 domain-containing protein, whose protein sequence is MSAPIVVAVTPDSPADLAGLVVGDELVSVNGQAIRDVIQWRVLTDEPEVHLEVARGGLETEVELHKEAGAPLGIEVDAAVFDRVRTCDNHCEFCFIHQLPPGMRRSLSLRDDDYRLSFLYGNFTTLTRFTEADLERVITEGLSPLYVSIHATDPHARTEMLRNPRGATSLRWLRALLDAGVEVHGQIVVCPGVNDGDVLEDTLAGVLEEYPQLADVALVPLGVSRYNKEPRMRPHTTAEARAVVSTAERWAELAVEVLGRRMIHVADEYYLLAELPFPDPEAYEGFGMHEDGIGMARAFEAELFGSSDEAIGVQPGFFSWVDGAPATGYRAPRWEGGAAAGAADGGLGCGSASFGAAAPDQDSSKSTTEPAPATLPSAGTPVTLGATRSTPPTGPRPIGVLTGALGAQVLEPLLGPLALDDVRLLVVENRFFGGNVGVTGLMVGEDLIRTLEAEPEGDRYLLPDVCLSQGRFLDGLTPDDLPRRVEVVATDGVALRQALGLDDRASTDNRSMNERELIGSRK
- a CDS encoding CsbD family protein, which encodes MSGSTDETKGKIKEAAGDLTGNDDLKHEGKADKAGGKIKDAVDTVKDKLTGND
- a CDS encoding iron-containing redox enzyme family protein — protein: MTSPLPSAVGTLSDGVCSLLANSVGGGPAPTLDELWEMNPGPFDHDAHLALYVLNELHYTGWAGVDDAWEWDSTVVRWRTALAEWFEHSLWAALGSELADPAAEVRRLLTLDGPSTSLYLAEEGTLDQLVESMILRTPYHGKEADPHTFVIPRLSGSVKRALCDIQAGEYGVGHARSHAELFADALVDLGIDPTPNAHIDLCTGPSLATSNLVSLGALRRRLRGVVLGQLSLFEMDSVVPNGRMVECVDRLGCSDRVRWFFQVHVMADAEHEVQAERAFLIDYPQQEPVQVDNLLLGMRAQSLIDSHLAADLTARWSASSRPAVSAVG
- a CDS encoding serine/threonine-protein phosphatase, which encodes MSVHVLQLIGAIVAALGTGVWASATWARWRGSQRILADEPSSDAAAMARASIRQHLHAVLLWLVVFVVAVVRGLTASATDMTGTWVAMVALIPPAWITVIQARRGSEDGRLFLTRLRLDQRAQEVIAQESEVTAKWTDRLVPAFMEEVDDLEFGRASHAGAGLVTGDFLDVVPLGHGRCALVIGDATGHGVDASISAFQSKYVLRSYLRRFRDPAQVLDELNEHLGASSGPEDLLSVLVAIVDTEQGTLRYASAGHCTNLALVERELVILRSTGPLLMLDRNAHYASREVAFGTEDLLLLYTDGLVEARNSSNAQFGTERIGQHLRREATSAAEVLAKSLLDSAVDHASGQLNDDLTVLAVRRK
- the der gene encoding ribosome biogenesis GTPase Der — encoded protein: MSTSATPNTTAGDGAPPDASLARVAIVGRPNVGKSTLLNRIIGRREAIVEERPGVTRDRHETEASWAGRRFVLIDTGGWSQRGDDLDAKVSAQSEAALDEADVILLIVDATVGSTDDDDQVAGLIRRRSTPVLVVANKVDDTGREPLIWDFLGLGLGDPFPISALHGRGTGDLLDAIVDLLPEGVGIEPGPVEERAPWEPFVDSQAIPEDDPDEPLLDHTTGKEVSVALVGRPNVGKSTLFNRLIGSERAVVHDMPGTTRDSVDTVVDTDLGALRFIDTAGMRRRARVDTGTEYFSMVRALRSVDTANIALLVIDATEGVTHQDQRLAERIDAAGCPIAVILNKWELLSTEARHDVTWQVGQKLHFIGESPVLRISALTGKGVQRILPALESAIDAYQTRIPTRLVNEAIRAAQQAQPAPHGARVLYATQGATQPPTFTLFANRDLPTSYVRYLERSLRERFGLEASPIKLRVKRRD
- the ispH gene encoding 4-hydroxy-3-methylbut-2-enyl diphosphate reductase, producing MSDLDSTAESNLDRGTGDGVELVLLASPRGFCAGVEMAIKALAWLVRTYEPPVYCYHEIVHNARVVQRFEEQGVVFVDDVSEVPEGAPVMLSAHGSAPEVVRAAGAGGGLVVDAVCPLVTKVHHEVKVRSGKGFQIVYVGHEGHEEAVGTMAVAPDSIHRVESIDEVAELPPFETPVALLAQTTLSHRDWSDVAEATRDRFPELWMPGRSDLCFATTNRQSALMELAPRCDAVVVVGSANSSNTLALEKLAREAGCERVYRVNAAEELPADLAGVVGVTAGASAPEDLVSEVIERLSPSSGVEEIRITEEDEYFPPPRALREMRSAIELIAGLGFGRIPGDHVDADRRLPASAVLEALT
- a CDS encoding acyl-CoA carboxylase subunit beta; this encodes MAAAGARARAGNLERGRAKLDAQGKLFVRDRIDLLCDPGTFVEDALLANASATDLPADGVVTGIGDVDGRPVVVVANDPTVKAGSWGARTVEKIVRATEAALSQELPIVWLVDSAGARITDQVQLFPGRRGAGRIFHNQVKLSGRVPQVCALFGPSAAGGAYIPAFCDLVIMVEGNASMYLGSPRMAQMVIGEEATLEETGGARMHATVSGSGDNLAADDEEAIAAVRAYLTYLPGNWKLPPPVYEPVPPVRRLDDTIVPAEDTAGYDVHEVIDGLIDAESFFEIKPLFAPELVTGFGLIEGRPVGIVANNPAIVGGVLFVDSADKAARFIWLCDAFSIPLVFLADVPGFMIGTEVERQGIIRHGAKMITAVSEATVAKISIILRKAYGAGLYAMAGPAFDPVATLALPTAKIAVMGPEAAVNAVFANKIAEITDPAEQEAFIAERRAEYEADVDLLRLASELVVDAVIDWGELRREIHLRLSRAEGRVRHFSDRRHGVPPV